One genomic region from Metallosphaera tengchongensis encodes:
- a CDS encoding PaREP1 family protein has product MESINLLSASDVLIEEADNLIEKGDVLQAPEKYYKAAEEAIKLLVKTLNLKDVIEKVKEEGYWSLGVLHDAVIEIAKRLRDEEIIDLWKSAVVILTVNLPKDILAIEAEKVKKLVELSDKTANLRVD; this is encoded by the coding sequence ATGGAGAGTATTAATCTACTATCTGCTTCGGATGTTTTAATTGAGGAAGCTGATAACTTAATAGAGAAGGGAGATGTTTTACAAGCTCCAGAGAAATATTACAAGGCAGCTGAAGAGGCAATAAAACTACTAGTAAAAACACTAAACCTTAAGGACGTAATAGAAAAAGTAAAAGAAGAAGGTTATTGGAGTTTGGGAGTTTTACACGACGCTGTAATCGAGATAGCTAAAAGGCTGCGTGATGAGGAAATTATTGACCTATGGAAATCAGCTGTAGTGATTTTAACTGTAAATCTGCCTAAAGATATTCTAGCCATAGAAGCTGAAAAAGTGAAAAAACTTGTCGAGCTCTCAGATAAAACCGCTAATCTTAGAGTGGATTGA
- a CDS encoding PaREP1 family protein — MSSSQIKPLILEWIEEADNLIEKGDVLQAPEKYYKAAEEAIKLLVKTLNLKDVIEKVKANRRWTSSLLFEASGRVFSRYVSNFIL, encoded by the coding sequence TTGTCGAGCTCTCAGATAAAACCGCTAATCTTAGAGTGGATTGAGGAAGCTGATAACTTAATAGAGAAGGGAGATGTTTTACAAGCTCCAGAGAAATATTACAAGGCAGCTGAAGAGGCAATAAAACTACTAGTAAAAACACTAAACCTTAAGGACGTAATAGAAAAAGTAAAGGCTAATAGGAGATGGACGTCTTCCTTACTATTTGAAGCTTCAGGAAGGGTTTTCTCAAGATATGTATCTAATTTTATCTTGTGA